A part of Nodularia sp. LEGE 06071 genomic DNA contains:
- a CDS encoding heavy-metal-associated domain-containing protein has translation MTLKLTVPNMACSACATNITNAVKTVDANATIQADPQTKFVNVDTQASETAIKDALAAAGYPAA, from the coding sequence ATGACACTCAAACTGACAGTTCCCAATATGGCTTGTTCTGCTTGTGCAACCAATATTACCAATGCAGTTAAAACAGTTGATGCCAATGCTACGATTCAGGCTGATCCACAAACCAAATTTGTGAACGTAGACACTCAAGCTTCAGAAACAGCAATTAAGGATGCGTTAGCTGCTGCTGGCTATCCAGCGGCTTAA